From the Sulfuricurvum sp. genome, one window contains:
- a CDS encoding cadherin-like domain-containing protein produces the protein DSIAEGSANTFTINLSNASTTATTVNLALSNGTATVGTDTGTTYSVSYDGGVTYTTLAGSTATVPANATSFLVQVSTVADYVNESTETYTLTATANSVSKGGTGTITNVDHVPTPFADSNTVLEDNSATGNVLTNDTDPDSGTTLSVTQFIINGLTYTAGATADLAGVGKLVINSTGDYTFTPVTNWSGTVPTATYTVSDGTMTATSTLNVSVTAVADTPTVSINGSAYITQTIDVTNASTTNNGFTITAYDANGTALVNGISTHTTDPSGFGVAGDVNGVATGANAKGDSTEIQYDTTLNKAESIDVKFSNSVSSIDVSFAWQNNHETVEVQFYSGNHVLVGTSTYYGGFDGADPAKTLSPSSGVSFNEVVFTTPAVGDDYLIHSISFEKLSASTSTVTTNDNSTVSLNVASALTDTDLSETLVTKISGIPAGYTITDGTNTFTATTGSTTATVTGWNLAALQLDVPMNSSSGTVTLTATATATETSNSSNASASATFDIVVVHKNSVPTTLPVTVSGNEDSVIPITLTANDANGTVASFVLNSQPLNGLLYLDAAMTQLAPGNTALTATGNALTLYFMPDSNWNGATTFNFNAVDNEGASSSTVLGTINVAPVNDGTSITINDAFYTTIGTPITITAAQLLSNDTLIDHAKLTGITNITTPNGTLVDNGNGTYTFTPSSVGTGTFQYTLTDDNGDTSTGTVTLGSYAAGTVIQNVYESGLSSGSMASDAYTPIVQTGALGSITNIVVNGITYTLTASNTTITTTYGHLVVNNTGSYTYTLDHAVNNSTQAGATSTDYTEIFTATKTAGGSAILNMVIHDDTPSATPGTVIIPESTLPSYNIVLVLDCSGSMLNAVNGGEVKDGNGNYSTRMQMAQSALKSLAAEYFSQTSDIAIKVVLFAGNNTASLANDSILLNGGAAYTSYAAISTAIDGVATTTVTATAATSTVNTAYSSVFGMMTDYQSALAKAQTAMGTGVAGKDNIVYFVSDGAPTRGDMTTAPEVAYNTWAATNNITSYAVGIGTGITDASKLNLIHNVDSLGDGVVDPAIMVPELSSLESTLLSTVPPSFGGNVLEASGHQTVTYGADGGYISKMTLSLDSNGDGIADTDVAFTYNKTTGVITSDHSTITGWSTLTASSMILGSANGFTHGSVVFNFTTGDYTVYTQGTASAGTTFNLNFIVTDNDGDTTSTYQTIDIVNGKPIANNDSDTLFAKNTSLTGNVVTGEGTDGGLSLGNQVTQFTAQGVGVDHIIDNAVVTSINFHGVNYTLGSWSGSTFTAANSSGSGTGYTYTITNGQLTWNATSGGQQLVFNTDGYYKYTPPTVDVPTQTLAALQTVNLTSLANVTAGGLTLQGLTAVDTVAHTTATQSFTSTTTVATASTAGVTLSAKDYLGGTAATLSYATAGARIDSTGTTTDSTTAIDKNEALTISFSTAKFVQGVNDPVITLTVATAGNVVYNVYNTSGVFLGNTTVAVAAGTQTISLAGYSNVGSVSVQATTAAIQVKSVTYADPTTASVTYQAAGAGVTGNVVGVDTLESLVINFNQATYAAGVTNVTLTASRADTFTYTIYGIDGALLGQTSSAAATFTTDPTYSNIGKIVVTAASDTTISTTFSSIKFQSITNNATATAVDGTDVTYTLTDSTGDQSSAMLHLNIVSNEYTGTSGNDTITGSTGNDSISGLSGDDTIHGGTGHDIINGGDGNDTLYGDAGNDTINGGAGIDSIYGGDGNDIIDGGTGADSIDAGAGNDTITYDAADTMIDGGSGMDTILLASGTSIDFSLLNTSNDTMHQVEIIDLKPNGDHKLTNLTLQDVLDITQDTAHTVQPSSELVILGDMGDQVTLQTNATHSDWYKSGTGTVLDKDNISHDVNIYQNHSDPTVTVKVEQTIDQHLV, from the coding sequence GCGATAGCATCGCAGAAGGTAGTGCTAATACCTTTACGATCAACCTCTCTAACGCAAGCACCACAGCAACAACCGTAAACCTTGCTCTCTCTAATGGCACCGCAACCGTTGGAACCGATACCGGTACAACGTACAGCGTCAGCTATGATGGAGGAGTGACCTATACAACCCTTGCAGGATCAACCGCAACCGTCCCTGCAAACGCAACCTCGTTCTTGGTACAAGTGAGTACGGTTGCTGATTATGTGAATGAATCTACAGAAACTTATACATTGACTGCAACAGCTAACAGTGTATCAAAAGGAGGAACAGGAACTATTACCAATGTTGATCATGTTCCTACTCCGTTTGCTGATTCAAATACAGTATTGGAAGATAATTCAGCTACCGGTAACGTTTTAACGAATGATACTGACCCAGATAGTGGTACTACACTAAGTGTTACTCAATTTATTATCAATGGTTTAACTTATACTGCTGGTGCAACTGCGGATTTAGCTGGTGTTGGAAAACTTGTCATAAATAGTACAGGTGACTATACTTTTACTCCGGTTACAAACTGGAGTGGTACCGTGCCGACAGCAACATACACTGTTTCTGATGGTACCATGACTGCAACAAGTACATTAAATGTTTCTGTGACTGCTGTTGCCGATACACCGACAGTCAGTATTAATGGAAGTGCATACATAACGCAAACCATCGATGTTACAAATGCATCAACTACCAATAACGGCTTTACAATAACGGCATATGATGCTAATGGAACTGCTTTGGTTAATGGAATCAGTACTCATACAACCGATCCATCAGGATTTGGGGTAGCAGGGGATGTAAATGGTGTAGCTACAGGAGCAAATGCTAAAGGTGATTCTACTGAAATTCAATATGATACTACTCTTAATAAAGCAGAATCTATTGATGTAAAATTTAGTAATTCTGTATCCTCTATTGATGTTTCATTTGCATGGCAAAATAATCACGAAACAGTAGAAGTTCAATTCTACAGCGGGAATCATGTGTTGGTCGGAACAAGTACTTATTACGGAGGTTTTGACGGTGCTGATCCAGCCAAGACTCTATCTCCATCTAGCGGCGTATCTTTTAACGAAGTTGTATTTACTACTCCTGCTGTGGGTGATGACTATTTGATTCACTCAATTTCGTTTGAAAAATTGTCAGCCTCAACTTCAACGGTGACAACAAACGACAACAGTACAGTTAGCTTGAATGTTGCATCTGCATTGACTGATACTGATTTATCAGAAACATTGGTTACAAAAATTAGTGGAATTCCTGCTGGATATACAATTACGGATGGAACTAATACCTTTACAGCAACTACGGGTTCAACAACTGCCACCGTAACAGGTTGGAATTTAGCTGCATTACAATTAGATGTACCTATGAATAGTAGTAGCGGTACTGTGACATTGACGGCTACGGCTACGGCTACAGAAACATCTAATAGCTCTAATGCTTCAGCTTCAGCAACTTTTGATATTGTTGTTGTTCATAAAAATAGTGTACCAACAACTCTTCCTGTGACTGTTAGCGGAAATGAAGATAGTGTAATCCCAATTACGTTAACTGCTAATGATGCCAATGGTACAGTAGCAAGTTTTGTACTTAACAGTCAGCCACTTAACGGTTTACTCTATTTAGATGCTGCTATGACACAACTTGCACCAGGCAATACTGCATTAACGGCAACCGGCAATGCATTGACATTGTATTTTATGCCTGATAGTAATTGGAATGGTGCTACTACTTTTAATTTTAATGCAGTAGATAATGAAGGGGCATCTTCTTCGACAGTTTTAGGAACTATTAATGTCGCACCAGTGAATGATGGAACATCGATTACCATTAATGATGCTTTCTATACAACGATTGGTACACCAATTACTATTACAGCGGCACAGTTGTTGTCTAATGATACTCTCATTGACCATGCTAAATTGACAGGTATCACAAATATTACTACTCCAAATGGAACATTAGTCGATAATGGTAATGGTACCTATACCTTTACCCCATCATCGGTTGGAACAGGAACTTTCCAATATACCTTGACTGATGATAATGGCGATACGTCAACAGGAACAGTAACCTTAGGCTCATACGCAGCAGGCACGGTTATTCAAAATGTTTATGAATCTGGCTTGTCTTCCGGCTCAATGGCAAGTGATGCATACACTCCGATAGTACAAACGGGTGCATTGGGTTCTATCACAAATATCGTTGTGAATGGAATAACCTATACACTTACAGCAAGTAATACGACGATTACAACCACGTACGGTCATTTAGTTGTTAATAATACAGGTTCTTATACCTATACATTGGATCATGCAGTTAATAATAGTACGCAAGCTGGCGCAACATCTACCGATTATACAGAAATATTTACAGCAACGAAAACAGCAGGGGGGAGCGCAATACTTAACATGGTTATCCATGATGATACACCATCAGCAACACCAGGGACAGTCATTATCCCAGAAAGTACATTGCCGTCTTATAATATTGTCCTTGTCCTAGATTGTTCAGGAAGTATGTTAAATGCAGTAAACGGTGGTGAGGTAAAAGATGGAAATGGTAACTACAGTACTCGTATGCAAATGGCACAAAGTGCACTCAAATCGCTTGCAGCCGAATATTTTTCACAAACATCGGATATAGCAATTAAAGTTGTTTTATTCGCAGGAAATAACACTGCAAGTTTGGCGAATGATAGTATTCTTCTTAATGGTGGAGCTGCTTATACCTCTTATGCAGCTATTTCGACTGCCATTGATGGTGTCGCAACGACAACGGTTACGGCTACAGCTGCTACGAGTACTGTTAATACTGCATATAGCAGTGTGTTTGGTATGATGACCGATTACCAATCGGCATTGGCAAAAGCACAAACTGCCATGGGAACGGGTGTCGCAGGAAAAGATAATATTGTTTATTTTGTATCGGATGGGGCACCCACTAGAGGTGATATGACTACTGCACCGGAAGTTGCATACAACACATGGGCTGCAACGAATAATATTACATCGTATGCAGTGGGAATCGGGACAGGGATTACCGATGCATCCAAATTAAATCTAATCCATAATGTTGATTCGTTAGGGGATGGCGTAGTAGATCCGGCTATTATGGTTCCAGAACTCAGTTCTCTTGAATCGACATTGCTTTCAACCGTTCCACCGTCATTCGGAGGGAATGTATTGGAAGCATCAGGACATCAAACAGTAACCTACGGTGCAGATGGCGGATATATTTCGAAAATGACATTGTCGCTTGATAGTAACGGTGATGGTATAGCTGATACCGATGTTGCATTTACTTATAATAAAACGACAGGGGTAATTACGAGTGATCATAGTACGATAACCGGTTGGAGCACTTTAACCGCTTCTTCGATGATACTTGGAAGTGCTAATGGATTTACACATGGTTCTGTTGTCTTTAACTTTACTACCGGTGATTATACGGTTTATACACAAGGGACTGCTTCAGCAGGAACAACATTTAATCTAAACTTTATCGTTACTGATAATGATGGTGATACAACATCAACCTATCAAACTATTGATATTGTTAATGGTAAACCTATCGCGAATAATGATAGCGATACTTTATTTGCAAAAAATACTTCTCTTACTGGAAATGTGGTAACGGGTGAAGGGACTGATGGAGGATTGAGTCTTGGTAATCAAGTAACACAGTTTACAGCGCAAGGAGTTGGAGTTGACCATATTATCGACAATGCTGTGGTAACATCGATTAACTTCCATGGAGTAAATTACACCCTTGGGTCTTGGAGTGGAAGCACCTTTACCGCAGCAAATAGTAGTGGCAGTGGAACAGGATATACATATACTATTACAAATGGTCAGTTAACATGGAATGCGACAAGCGGTGGACAGCAACTGGTATTCAATACCGATGGTTATTATAAATATACACCGCCGACAGTGGACGTTCCAACACAAACGCTAGCTGCATTGCAAACGGTTAATCTAACCAGTTTGGCAAATGTGACTGCTGGAGGATTAACATTACAAGGTTTAACAGCAGTCGATACGGTAGCTCATACCACTGCTACACAATCCTTTACATCGACGACTACCGTTGCTACTGCTTCAACAGCAGGGGTGACTTTAAGTGCAAAAGATTATCTCGGTGGAACAGCTGCAACATTGTCTTATGCTACTGCTGGAGCTAGAATTGATTCGACAGGAACAACAACAGATAGTACAACAGCAATTGATAAAAATGAAGCACTGACGATTAGTTTTAGTACAGCAAAATTTGTGCAGGGTGTGAATGATCCTGTAATAACATTGACTGTCGCTACAGCAGGAAATGTAGTTTATAATGTTTACAATACGAGTGGTGTATTCTTAGGTAACACTACTGTTGCAGTGGCAGCAGGGACACAAACGATTTCACTAGCAGGTTATTCAAATGTTGGATCTGTTTCTGTTCAAGCAACAACAGCAGCTATTCAAGTAAAAAGTGTCACTTATGCCGATCCAACTACTGCGAGTGTAACCTATCAAGCCGCGGGTGCAGGAGTTACCGGAAATGTGGTTGGTGTTGATACACTAGAGTCGTTGGTGATTAATTTTAATCAAGCAACGTATGCAGCCGGAGTAACAAATGTCACTTTGACTGCGTCACGTGCAGATACGTTTACCTATACCATTTATGGTATTGATGGGGCGTTATTAGGACAAACCAGTAGTGCAGCCGCAACATTTACAACTGATCCAACCTATAGTAATATTGGGAAAATCGTCGTTACAGCAGCATCGGATACTACTATTAGTACAACGTTTAGTAGCATTAAATTTCAATCGATTACGAATAACGCTACTGCAACGGCTGTCGATGGAACGGATGTTACCTATACGTTAACAGACAGTACGGGTGATCAATCATCGGCAATGTTACATCTTAATATTGTATCGAATGAGTATACCGGAACCAGTGGAAATGATACTATCACAGGTAGTACAGGTAATGATTCCATATCTGGTCTTTCTGGTGATGATACAATCCATGGCGGCACCGGTCATGACATTATCAACGGTGGAGATGGTAATGATACTCTTTATGGAGATGCGGGCAATGATACCATTAACGGTGGTGCAGGAATAGATAGCATCTATGGTGGTGATGGTAACGATATCATTGATGGAGGCACTGGAGCCGATAGTATCGATGCAGGTGCCGGAAATGATACCATCACATATGATGCAGCAGATACAATGATCGATGGTGGAAGCGGCATGGATACAATCCTACTTGCGAGTGGAACGTCGATTGATTTCAGTTTGCTTAATACTTCTAATGATACTATGCATCAAGTTGAAATCATCGATCTTAAACCAAATGGTGATCATAAATTAACAAATCTAACGTTGCAAGATGTTCTTGATATTACTCAAGATACTGCGCATACAGTTCAACCATCGAGTGAACTAGTCATACTCGGTGATATGGGTGATCAAGTAACGTTACAAACGAATGCAACACACAGCGATTGGTATAAATCAGGTACAGGAACGGTTCTTGATAAAGATAATATTTCTCATGATGTAAATATTTACCAAAATCATAGTGATCCAACTGTTACCGTTAAAGTTGAACAAACAATCGATCAACATCTTGTGTAA